Genomic window (Helianthus annuus cultivar XRQ/B chromosome 3, HanXRQr2.0-SUNRISE, whole genome shotgun sequence):
AATTACTACTCGTAGATATCTATTAATAACTGCGACTTCACCAATCGCCGACGTAGTACTCTCCCGTCATTCTTCGTTTAAAAATAATAagaattttaaaaataataaaaaaaattctaaaaataaaaaaattgtaaaaaatcagaaaatttctaaaaaatcaaaaaattctaaaaaatcaaaaaatcaaaaaaataataaaaataaaaaataataaaaatagaaaaaataataaaaaatctaaaaaatctaaaaaataataaaaaatccaaaaattcaaaaaaaatctaaaaactaaaagaaatctaaaaaaatccaaaaaataataaaaaacccaaaaaattctaaaaaatcaaagaaataataaaaaaaagccaaaaagttctaaaaaatcgaaaaaatcaaaaaaaaaatctaaaaatccaAAGAATAATAAGAAAtcctaaaaattctaaaaaatcaaaaaactctaaaaaataaaaacaaatctaaaaaaaattctattaaattaaaaaatttctaaaaaatcaataaaattctaaaaaaataaaaaataataaaaattctaaaaaatctaaaaaaatctaaaaaatcaaagtaataaaaaaatcaaaaaaaatctaaaaaagtctaaaaattcaaaaaactaataaaaatcaaaaaaattctaaaaaatcaaaagaattaaaagaaatccaaaaaattaaaagaaatccaaaaaaaatctaaaaaatcaaaaaaattctaaaaaataataaaaaatccaaaaaattctaaaaaatcaaaattctagtaaatcaaaaaataataaaaatccaaaaatctaTCTAGAAAATCATaagaataataaaaaatccaaaaaattctaaaaaatcaagaattttttagaatttatttgatttgttggattttttttttttttggtttttcttattttttagaatttttttgattttttcagaaatttttatttttattagttttttttgtattttatgtttttttaattttttaattattttttcatctcatttttaaccaaactTATATTAACCTAAACTCATCTTAACCCAAACTCATCTTGACCCATTACCCATCCAACTCTTTTTTTAAAATACTGATTCTGACCTATACCTATTCTAACCCAAAGCTATCttaacccattacccaaaccaTCCAACTTGCCCACTTTACCACCACTACTCTATACTATTGGttctagggatgagctcggtaccgtccggtaccggtaccgaaagaaACGGTACCGAAAATTCTCAAAAGTGGGTActggtactggtaccgaatatacccagtaccagtggcggatctaggattccgaccaaggGGTAACGTTatataaataagccgtaacgaaatcgaaaaaacgtcaaatttttccaaaatttacactaatttttccaatttttttcCGACCAAGGGGTAGCGGGGGTTACCCCTACCAAagaggtaggtccgcccctgcccAGTACGGTTCGTTACCCGTACCGTACCAGTTCGGTACCGAAAATCCTAAAAGacggtaccgaatcggtaccgaaaaagTGCCTGGTTCGGTAAATTTAGTACCGGTACTGATACCGGGAACGATTTGTTCATCCCTAATTGGTTCAACAAACTTCCATTATCTTTTAACCAAACAacttttttgtttaaaaaaaacatagtTAGATGTTTCCTGTTTGAATCCTCTTACAAAAAATATTGCATGAGCAACAAGTACAATACACTTTAGATAGTTGGCGAGCAACAAGTACAATACACTTCAGGGAGTGGTTACCTATTTAGAATAGGTAAACTGCTCATTCAACCAATCAAATAGTGTCATGTTAATTCACCTAATTAGTTTACCTATTCCTCAAAAATATTGGTAGTGGTTTACCTAATGAggtttaggtaaactatttaaaaaaagagaaaaatgtggtgattggttgagaaggaatggaccccaccacacacccaTCTCTCTCCCCCCTTCCCTCCCTCTCACCTAATCGGTGAAGGTTCACCGCCCCACTTCATTACCGATTGGTAAACACGGTACAGCGGCGGTGTTACCGCACGGTACCGACGTGTTTACCGACCCACTCCGCTCACACAAATATCCAATTGATAAATTTTTCGCCAGTTGTCATTCTCAACTTTATAGACTTTATTGACCCATCATTCATGTTCTACGTATCGAACTATGACTTTCGTtctatgcaaaaaaaaaaaagtgaaacggctcaaaaaaataaaaataaaacaacaacAAAGTTTACTTATTGCTCAAAAACGTTGGCGGTGATTTACCTAATGGGGTTTAGGTaaacgatttaaaaaaaaaaagaatgtgtgattggttgagaaggaATGGACCCCACCATACACCCATCTCTCTCTCCCCTTCCCTCCCTCTCACCTAATCGGTGAAGGTTCACCGCCGCACTTCATTACCGATCGGTAAACACGGTACGGCGGCGGTGTTACCGCACGGTACCGACGTGTTTACCGACCCACTCCGCTCACCCTAATATCCAATTGATCAACTTTTCGTCAGTTGTTATTCTCAACTTTATAGACTTTATAGACCCGTCATTCATGTTCTACGTATCGAAATCGTTCTATGCAAAAAAAAAAGTGAAACAGCTcaaaaaaagtaaaacaaaaaataatatgATTTTGAAGGTAATTCAGATGGTTCGAAATTAACTAAAATTGTGATTTTTTTAACGGTCAACGAAATAAAATCCTGGCCACCCGGGGTAACCCAATGGCAAAAGGTGAACTGCGGTAAAACTTGATTGTGATCAGATTCAACCTAAGACCAAACCCAAATCTTCACTTCACCCAAATGCCAATGAGCTATAGTCATTGCCATTAAAGTTGTGATCTTAAAAGTGAAACACACACTAAAGCATATATTCAGGAATAAGGGGATTCTACCAATGAAATTGATTGAAGTCACAATGAAATCTTGAGTTTTAGAAATGTTGGTCCCAATGGGCTTGATTGATTGACATCCAGAACATATACTTAACCGAATTGACCTCAGGGTAACTAAAATAAACTAACCGTTTATAACTGAACCGACTCATGTTCACCTGTCGTTTCGATTATAAATAAAAAACCTTAACTTGTTACCAATATCCATATCACACTTCGCCCTTGTAAATGACTGATTGTTATTATCAATTGCATCACCTATGCAACTCCTAAATCTCTACAGCATTCTGTCTCAGATTGTCATGGGATTTGGTCAATGTCACCCCACCCGTCACAACACAGTTCACTCTCTTTGGTGCGTGTGTATCCTAATAACCTGTGCGGTTAATATCGccaatatatcaccgatatatATCAGTTATCGGTCCCCTGGTGAGATATCGGTActgatattatcggcgatattgactgATATATGACTGACATATCACCGATTTTCCCAATATCAGTAcatttcttcttagttctaccattagTCTTTCTTCTTATCGCTCCTATaatgctattagtgttttaagtcttaattgttaattgctagtgttaaatgttagtgttttaagtcttaatgaGTCACTGCTTGCTACAATTGTTGtattttgcaagttgcaaaaggttaatttgttaatggtaggagagcaTAGTGAaatgttagtgttaaattgctatatatataaatttagcatgatattaaaattaccgacaTCCCACtgcgataaccgatatctcaaatatcggtccttgactgATATCTAaattttttaccgcattaactgcatagctaATAACCGAGGTTTTGAAACTGCTTATTCAGTTCAATACAGTACAAGTTCAATACAGTACAGTGTCGTACAATAGTAAAATGCTTATGTTATGAACTCAAAGCACTAAAATGATCCCGGCGGCTTTTAAATGAACGATGACACAAGAGCAATAATCGACCTTAATGTAGATactcataacaacaaacaattgCATACTATGAAgaggaaaaaaaaacaaaccaaaacTTACTTTTCACTGATAGCCACTAAACCCTAGACCCTACTCTATGAACAGGATATTACTGGGtacgtttgtttgtttgtttgttagcTAATCTAAACGAACAACAATATCATCCTACCTAATTCATGATGAAACAAACCCTAGACATCAACATTGATTCAAGCCATATAAACAAACACTACACTGCAGACTATACATGATTCACAAAGTTTAAACCTCATAAAACATAAATATATCTAAATGAGGGGATGATCTGCATACCCAATATTTGAAATGACAAAACTACCCCTTCATAACCCATTGCACCTCTAGTTAGAACTCTTCTCGTCAAGAACATGCAAGCATTTATATATGATCTCAACGGAAGAATCAAGTTCCTGCTCCGAGATTATCAATGGCGGGACCAGTCTAACAACGTCTCCTTTTCCAGCTGTCAAAATCAAAAGCCCGGATTCTCGACAAGCATCAACAAGCGGGGTTGCAGCAACATCCAGCTCGATTCCAACAATAAGACCAAAACCTCGTATTTCTTTCACGTGTTTGTTTCCTTGTAGTTTTTTCTTCAACAAGTTTTTCAAGTAGTCGCCTTTTTTGGTGACTTCGGCTAAAAAGCTAGGGTCTGACACTTTATCAAAGACCGCGATTGCAGCAGCGCATACAAGAGGCCCGCCTGCAAACGTGCTTCCGTGATCCCCGTTGTTGATGGCTTCGTTGACTCTTTCGGTCACTAGTGTAGCTCCTATTGGTAAACCACCAGCTAGAGGCTTGGCAAGAGTCATTATATCGGGGGTTACATCATAAGCTTCATGGGCCCAAAGATAACCGGTTCGACCCAACCCACATTGAACCTACGGTTAGAAACATTAAAAACTTGCATATCACTAATATGAACAACATATGCACTTAAAAGACTAAGGGTGCAAATGAGCGGAGGGGCTCGAAAAAAgttcgaaacgagccgagccttatcgagcccgagccgagcttgagcataaaataaagctcgtttatttatcgagcccgagcctgaCATGTGAAGCTCGTCAGGCTCGTCGAGCTtcatcgagccttagtgtaatattagtttttGTTAATATGTAATAACATTTACCCCTTATTAAACGTTGTctagtaaacgagccgagcttatttactCTTGTTTACGAGCCGAGACTGAACCCaaaaataagtattttttttgtaaacgagcccaagcttcacttatcgagctcacgAGCGTAAACGAatcttttatttatataatttttatttaatatattaattaatagataataaacaagccgagcccgagtcgagctcgagcttgaaaaactgTCAACGAGTTGCACCATTAAAAGATTTAAGGATTAACATGAATTCAAAATCAGGTTTGAAACTATGACATAGAACTTAAACTAAAAACTCACTATTTTTTGGGTCTAACTAGGCGTTGGGCTTTAAACGGGCTGACACCAAGCTACGGTTAGAAACATTAAAAACTTGCATATCACTAATATGAACATATGCAATACAGCTTACCTCATCAAAAACCAGCAGAGATCCAGCTTTATCACAAGCACTACGTAACGATTTCAAGAACTCTTTTGTAGCACCGTATATTCCACCTTCACCCTGAATCATAGTTACCTAATTCGCGGTTCGCTCCGGTATGGGTACGTGGTTCGGGTACGCGATTCGCTAGAGGTGACGTTTTCGGTACGAAGGGGGGTAGGTTCATTTCGGTACGAACCGGTACAGTGTACCATGGAGTCCCGTTCAGTATACACAGATTAAAACATAAATTGAAATTGAATAGGAGTAGAAATTGATGTAATTTGGttaaatgttatatatatataatgttaatttatacttttttatgtataaatttaTAAGTTTAAGGATCAAACGTAAACTAGTgaagatagagggggttaaatgtttaCATACACAAAttacttttacactttttatgtAAAAACTATAAATTTTAGGGTTTAAATGTAAACTAAAAAACATAGAGGGGTTAAATGTTGAAATAACTAAACTTCTTTAAACCTAAAAAGCCTACACACAGACGCAGCCGCAGCCGCTGGTCTTCTTCTTCCCCTTTCTTCCTGTTTCCCGCCTAAAAAGCCTAAAACAGCCTGATAACACACAGACGCAGCCGCTGGTCTTCTTCTTCCCCTTTCTTCCTGTTTCCCGCCTAAAATAGCTGTGGATGTTGTACCCCAATCGATTTGGAATGTCGACCTTGTCTATTTGGTTTGCTGAACCGGATCAATTTGGATCGCCGTACCTCCGCAATCAAGAACACCGTACCGACGCAACTCGGTTCGCCGGACCATGTCGTTCCGGTACGCTTACGATTTTCGATTTGGTACACCACGATCCAATACGTGGATCGTGGCTACCCTAGCGATTTAGGTAACTATGCCCTGAATAGGTTCCACAAACACTGCAGCGATTTTGCCACTAGATAATAACTCTTGAACAGCCTCAATGTCACCGTATTTCAAGAAAGTAACACCTGGCATCACAGGCTCAAAAGGTGTTCTGTAATGTTCCTTGCTGGTCAACGCAAGTGAACCGATTGTCCTTCCGTGGAAACTGTTGGTGAACGAGATAAACTCCGTAGGTGGGTCCACCTTATTCGGGTGtgaaaacctttggaatttccGTGAGAACTTAATAGCAGCTTCATTTGCTTCTGTTCCTGAGTTGGAGAAAAAAACACGATCTGCAAATGAACTAGCAACAAGACGTCGAGCAAGATTCACCTGCAACAATGAACACATATTTCGTTTGCATAATAAGGTTTGAGAACTTCGATTTTAGGTAAACAGGTAAAAAGTTTCTAGCTACATTGGGTGACAATTATAGCATGTAATAAAATAAAGTGAAACTGTGaaagtttacaaaaaaaaaaaaactagtatttACAATCAAGAAAGCACGAAAATAACCTTTTACCTGATGTGGTATACCTATATAgtaggggtgcaaatgagccgagcggctcgcgagctactcgagatcggctcgagaaaaagctcaaaacgagccgagccttatcgagcccgagccgagcttgagcctcaaaacaaagctcgtttgtttatcgagcccgagctcgaacctcacatgtgaagctcgttaggctcgtcgagccttatcgagccttagtgtaaacgagccgagtcaagccgagcttatttaaacttgtttacaagccgacctcgaacctaaaaataagcttatttagtaaacgagcccgagcccgagctttacttatcaagctcgcaagcctaaaaagtcttttatttatataatttttatttaatatactaattatagataataaac
Coding sequences:
- the LOC110928846 gene encoding acetylornithine aminotransferase, chloroplastic/mitochondrial, which gives rise to MSSVFNLCNPVFFANRYNNLNAKPHNARYKIHVTSSRRTELREQLTTELGEQRAVNTLVSQEDVINDDKEVIVGTYGRTPLVLTSGKGCKLYDIDGKEYIDLTSGIAVNALGHGDPDWVRAVTDQANVLAHVSNIYYTVPQVNLARRLVASSFADRVFFSNSGTEANEAAIKFSRKFQRFSHPNKVDPPTEFISFTNSFHGRTIGSLALTSKEHYRTPFEPVMPGVTFLKYGDIEAVQELLSSGKIAAVFVEPIQGEGGIYGATKEFLKSLRSACDKAGSLLVFDEVQCGLGRTGYLWAHEAYDVTPDIMTLAKPLAGGLPIGATLVTERVNEAINNGDHGSTFAGGPLVCAAAIAVFDKVSDPSFLAEVTKKGDYLKNLLKKKLQGNKHVKEIRGFGLIVGIELDVAATPLVDACRESGLLILTAGKGDVVRLVPPLIISEQELDSSVEIIYKCLHVLDEKSSN